A part of Entelurus aequoreus isolate RoL-2023_Sb linkage group LG03, RoL_Eaeq_v1.1, whole genome shotgun sequence genomic DNA contains:
- the prph2la gene encoding photoreceptor outer segment membrane glycoprotein 2 isoform X3 — translation MAVLKVTFTKTKRDKLAQVLWILNWISVMTGVILFSLGLFLKVELNKRRELMADRDIQYVPNMLISVGLIACVINFLGGKICYDCADTAKFLRWKLIMLPYIICTFFFTFCVLVGALLCYTMHWEMDESLREGLTEAMKFYKDTDTPGRCFLKHAMDMLQIEFQCCGNKAYKDWFQIQWISNRYLDMSHRDVVDRLRSNVEGKYLMDGVPFSCCNVNSPRPCIQQQITNNSAHFNYDHHTEELNVWTKGCHEALLDYYTDIVHSIGLTVLITWLFELLLHNTPQILYGVQVSGVGRPIEDSNAMVSTPVTGGFGTVGR, via the exons ATGGCTGTTTTGAAAGTGACATTTACCAAGACCAAGAGAGATAAGCTAGCTCAGGTCCTTTGGATCCTAAATTGGATCTCGGTCATGACGGGGGTGATCCTGTTCAGCCTGGGCCTCTTCCTCAAGGTGGAGCTCAACAAGCGTAGGGAGCTGATGGCCGACAGGGACATTCAGTACGTGCCCAACATGCTCATATCCGTCGGTCTCATTGCCTGCGTCATTAACTTCTTGGGCGGAAAGATCTGCTACGACTGCGCGGACACTGCCAAGTTCTTACGCTGGAAGCTGATCATGCTGCCTTACATCATCTgcaccttcttcttcaccttctgtgTGCTGGTGGGGGCCCTCTTGTGCTACACCATGCACTGGGAGATGGATGAGTCCCTGAGGGAGGGCCTGACTGAGGCCATGAAGTTCTACAAGGACACCGACACGCCGGGTAGATGCTTCCTAAAGCATGCCATGGACATGCTGCAGATAGAGTTCCAGTGCTGCGGCAACAAGGCTTACAAGGACTGGTTTCAAATCCAGTGGATCAGCAACCGCTATCTGGACATGTCCCACAGGGATGTGGTTGA TCGTTTGAGGAGCAATGTGGAGGGCAAGTACCTGATGGACGGCGTCCCCTTCAGCTGCTGCAACGTCAACTCGCCGCGTCCGTGCATCCAACAACAAATAACCAACAACTCGGCCCACTTCAACTATGACCACCACACCGAGGAGCTCAACGTGTGGACCAAAGGGTGCCACGAGGCGCTCTTGGACTACTACACCGACATTGTGCACTCCATCGGCCTCACTGTGCTCATCACGTGGCTCTTTGAG cttcttcttcacaataccccacaaattctctatggtgTTCAGGTCAgcggagttggcaggccaatcgaggacagtaatgccatggtcagtacaccagttactggtgggtttggcactgtgggcaggtga
- the prph2la gene encoding photoreceptor outer segment membrane glycoprotein 2 isoform X2: MAVLKVTFTKTKRDKLAQVLWILNWISVMTGVILFSLGLFLKVELNKRRELMADRDIQYVPNMLISVGLIACVINFLGGKICYDCADTAKFLRWKLIMLPYIICTFFFTFCVLVGALLCYTMHWEMDESLREGLTEAMKFYKDTDTPGRCFLKHAMDMLQIEFQCCGNKAYKDWFQIQWISNRYLDMSHRDVVDRLRSNVEGKYLMDGVPFSCCNVNSPRPCIQQQITNNSAHFNYDHHTEELNVWTKGCHEALLDYYTDIVHSIGLTVLITWLFETSLENVLRHGDPNSESDGWLLENSFIETARTNLNIIKTLSKNNHVDAANNGDPNINVPSTSKAHYGPDNVHPQQIPAAS; encoded by the exons ATGGCTGTTTTGAAAGTGACATTTACCAAGACCAAGAGAGATAAGCTAGCTCAGGTCCTTTGGATCCTAAATTGGATCTCGGTCATGACGGGGGTGATCCTGTTCAGCCTGGGCCTCTTCCTCAAGGTGGAGCTCAACAAGCGTAGGGAGCTGATGGCCGACAGGGACATTCAGTACGTGCCCAACATGCTCATATCCGTCGGTCTCATTGCCTGCGTCATTAACTTCTTGGGCGGAAAGATCTGCTACGACTGCGCGGACACTGCCAAGTTCTTACGCTGGAAGCTGATCATGCTGCCTTACATCATCTgcaccttcttcttcaccttctgtgTGCTGGTGGGGGCCCTCTTGTGCTACACCATGCACTGGGAGATGGATGAGTCCCTGAGGGAGGGCCTGACTGAGGCCATGAAGTTCTACAAGGACACCGACACGCCGGGTAGATGCTTCCTAAAGCATGCCATGGACATGCTGCAGATAGAGTTCCAGTGCTGCGGCAACAAGGCTTACAAGGACTGGTTTCAAATCCAGTGGATCAGCAACCGCTATCTGGACATGTCCCACAGGGATGTGGTTGA TCGTTTGAGGAGCAATGTGGAGGGCAAGTACCTGATGGACGGCGTCCCCTTCAGCTGCTGCAACGTCAACTCGCCGCGTCCGTGCATCCAACAACAAATAACCAACAACTCGGCCCACTTCAACTATGACCACCACACCGAGGAGCTCAACGTGTGGACCAAAGGGTGCCACGAGGCGCTCTTGGACTACTACACCGACATTGTGCACTCCATCGGCCTCACTGTGCTCATCACGTGGCTCTTTGAG ACGTCTCTGGAGAACGTGCTGAGACACGGAGATCCCAACTCCGAGTCTGATGGTTGGCTTCTGGAAAACAGCTTCATAGAGACGGCTCGGACCAACTTGAACATCATCAAGACCCTCAGCAAAAACAACCACGTGGACGCCGCCAACAACGGAGACCCTAACATCAATGTACCATCCACCTCCAAAGCGCACTATGGGCCAGACAACGTGCATCCTCAGCAAATACCAGCAGCCAGCTGA
- the prph2la gene encoding photoreceptor outer segment membrane glycoprotein 2 isoform X1 gives MAVLKVTFTKTKRDKLAQVLWILNWISVMTGVILFSLGLFLKVELNKRRELMADRDIQYVPNMLISVGLIACVINFLGGKICYDCADTAKFLRWKLIMLPYIICTFFFTFCVLVGALLCYTMHWEMDESLREGLTEAMKFYKDTDTPGRCFLKHAMDMLQIEFQCCGNKAYKDWFQIQWISNRYLDMSHRDVVDRLRSNVEGKYLMDGVPFSCCNVNSPRPCIQQQITNNSAHFNYDHHTEELNVWTKGCHEALLDYYTDIVHSIGLTVLITWLFELSVLIGVRYLQTSLENVLRHGDPNSESDGWLLENSFIETARTNLNIIKTLSKNNHVDAANNGDPNINVPSTSKAHYGPDNVHPQQIPAAS, from the exons ATGGCTGTTTTGAAAGTGACATTTACCAAGACCAAGAGAGATAAGCTAGCTCAGGTCCTTTGGATCCTAAATTGGATCTCGGTCATGACGGGGGTGATCCTGTTCAGCCTGGGCCTCTTCCTCAAGGTGGAGCTCAACAAGCGTAGGGAGCTGATGGCCGACAGGGACATTCAGTACGTGCCCAACATGCTCATATCCGTCGGTCTCATTGCCTGCGTCATTAACTTCTTGGGCGGAAAGATCTGCTACGACTGCGCGGACACTGCCAAGTTCTTACGCTGGAAGCTGATCATGCTGCCTTACATCATCTgcaccttcttcttcaccttctgtgTGCTGGTGGGGGCCCTCTTGTGCTACACCATGCACTGGGAGATGGATGAGTCCCTGAGGGAGGGCCTGACTGAGGCCATGAAGTTCTACAAGGACACCGACACGCCGGGTAGATGCTTCCTAAAGCATGCCATGGACATGCTGCAGATAGAGTTCCAGTGCTGCGGCAACAAGGCTTACAAGGACTGGTTTCAAATCCAGTGGATCAGCAACCGCTATCTGGACATGTCCCACAGGGATGTGGTTGA TCGTTTGAGGAGCAATGTGGAGGGCAAGTACCTGATGGACGGCGTCCCCTTCAGCTGCTGCAACGTCAACTCGCCGCGTCCGTGCATCCAACAACAAATAACCAACAACTCGGCCCACTTCAACTATGACCACCACACCGAGGAGCTCAACGTGTGGACCAAAGGGTGCCACGAGGCGCTCTTGGACTACTACACCGACATTGTGCACTCCATCGGCCTCACTGTGCTCATCACGTGGCTCTTTGAG TTGTCGGTGTTGATAGGGGTTCGTTACCTCCAGACGTCTCTGGAGAACGTGCTGAGACACGGAGATCCCAACTCCGAGTCTGATGGTTGGCTTCTGGAAAACAGCTTCATAGAGACGGCTCGGACCAACTTGAACATCATCAAGACCCTCAGCAAAAACAACCACGTGGACGCCGCCAACAACGGAGACCCTAACATCAATGTACCATCCACCTCCAAAGCGCACTATGGGCCAGACAACGTGCATCCTCAGCAAATACCAGCAGCCAGCTGA